One region of Termitidicoccus mucosus genomic DNA includes:
- the fliD gene encoding flagellar filament capping protein FliD codes for MASVKLSGLITGFDSAAFIDQMIELQRTPITTLESKQAQNSSKVSALNALGSYLTSLRTATAALKADGVFNARTGTVTNSSWKVSTGAGAATGDYTVKVTSLATAAKLSGATGISQGLSATADVSALTIATLPTASSVKAGTFTVNGAQVGVALTDSLQDVFDKISAATGGTVTASYDPATDGIALTSTDGSEIVLGAANDSSNFLSVAKLFSNGTDSVASTAALGRVSTTKTLASAGLADTAFSGSGTFTINGVEIAYDAANDSLSKLLARINASDAGVNAAYDAASDRVVLANKTTGDTGITINDDSGGILSALGLAPASAQLTRGANAVFSINGGPDITSTSNTFSETEHGIAGLSITATSAGEETVTVAADTATMRSTIEKFISAYNSLQTFIDNVTAISVSGDSVSTSVLSGNREVSGWASQLRSSVFGSISGLDGSIVQLEQLGIDFSGTSTQLSIKDSDKLDAALAGSSDDVAAFFSDSSAGFATRIDGLLNTYVGANNSSGLLKGMTDSLTTANKRIDEQIAKLEERLEKERARMEAAFTAMEVASSKYTQMQQQLINAFGNNSSDE; via the coding sequence ATGGCTTCCGTAAAACTTTCTGGTCTCATAACGGGTTTCGATTCGGCCGCCTTCATCGACCAGATGATTGAACTCCAGCGCACCCCGATCACCACCCTGGAGAGCAAGCAGGCCCAGAACTCCAGCAAGGTCAGCGCGCTCAACGCACTCGGCTCCTACCTGACGTCGCTGCGCACGGCCACCGCCGCGCTCAAGGCCGACGGCGTCTTCAACGCACGCACCGGCACGGTCACCAACTCTTCCTGGAAAGTCTCCACCGGCGCGGGCGCGGCCACCGGCGACTATACGGTCAAGGTCACCAGCCTCGCCACCGCGGCCAAACTCTCCGGCGCGACCGGCATCAGCCAGGGCCTTTCCGCCACGGCGGATGTCTCCGCGCTCACCATCGCCACGCTTCCGACCGCCTCGTCCGTCAAGGCCGGCACGTTTACCGTGAACGGCGCGCAGGTCGGCGTCGCGCTCACCGATTCGCTTCAGGACGTGTTCGACAAGATTTCCGCCGCCACCGGCGGCACGGTCACCGCCAGCTATGATCCCGCGACCGACGGCATCGCGCTCACCAGCACCGACGGCTCGGAAATCGTGCTCGGCGCCGCCAACGACTCGAGCAACTTTCTCTCGGTCGCCAAGCTCTTCAGCAACGGCACCGATTCCGTTGCCAGCACGGCCGCGCTCGGCCGCGTCAGCACCACCAAGACGCTCGCCAGCGCCGGCCTCGCCGACACGGCGTTTTCCGGTTCCGGCACCTTTACCATCAACGGCGTCGAGATCGCCTACGATGCCGCGAACGATTCGCTCTCCAAGCTGCTCGCCCGCATCAACGCCAGCGACGCCGGCGTCAATGCCGCCTACGACGCGGCCAGCGACCGCGTCGTGCTCGCCAACAAAACCACCGGAGACACCGGCATCACAATCAACGACGACAGCGGCGGCATCCTCTCCGCGCTCGGACTGGCCCCGGCCTCCGCCCAACTGACGCGCGGCGCCAACGCCGTGTTTTCCATCAACGGCGGACCGGACATCACCAGCACGAGCAACACCTTTTCCGAAACCGAGCACGGCATCGCGGGCCTGAGCATCACGGCCACATCCGCCGGCGAGGAGACCGTCACCGTCGCCGCCGACACCGCGACGATGCGCTCGACGATCGAGAAATTCATCTCCGCCTATAATTCGCTCCAGACCTTCATCGACAACGTCACGGCCATCTCCGTCTCCGGCGACTCGGTGTCCACCTCGGTGCTCAGCGGCAACCGCGAGGTGTCGGGCTGGGCCAGCCAGTTGCGCTCGAGTGTTTTCGGCTCCATTTCCGGCCTCGACGGCAGCATTGTCCAGTTGGAGCAGCTCGGCATCGACTTCTCCGGCACCTCCACCCAGCTCAGCATCAAGGACTCCGACAAGCTCGACGCGGCGCTGGCCGGCTCGTCCGACGATGTCGCCGCGTTTTTCAGCGACAGCTCGGCCGGTTTCGCCACCCGGATCGACGGCCTGCTCAACACCTACGTGGGCGCCAACAACAGCAGCGGCCTGCTGAAAGGCATGACCGATTCGCTGACCACGGCCAACAAGCGCATCGACGAACAAATCGCCAAGCTGGAGGAACGACTGGAAAAAGAACGCGCGCGCATGGAGGCCGCCTTCACGGCCATGGAAGTCGCCTCGTCGAAATACACCCAGATGCAGCAGCAACTGATCAATGCCTTCGGCAACAACTCCAGCGATGAGTGA
- the fliS gene encoding flagellar export chaperone FliS — protein sequence MPATAGLARIYQKQSILTASPGQLVLMLYDGALRFMAQAREAFSLPREDLRRIEHINSALLRSQAILEELRSNLDLERGGEFAANLSRLYDYYIRRLHEANLRKEETPVIEIEKFVRDLRDAWAEMLRTVSA from the coding sequence ATGCCCGCCACCGCCGGACTCGCCCGCATTTATCAAAAGCAGTCGATCCTGACCGCCAGCCCCGGACAACTCGTCCTCATGCTTTACGACGGCGCCCTGCGCTTCATGGCCCAGGCCCGCGAGGCCTTCAGCCTGCCGCGCGAAGACCTGCGCCGCATCGAGCACATCAATTCCGCGCTGCTGCGCAGCCAGGCCATCCTGGAGGAATTGCGCTCCAACCTCGACCTCGAACGCGGCGGCGAGTTTGCCGCCAATCTTTCCCGTCTCTACGATTATTACATCCGCCGCCTGCACGAGGCCAACCTGCGCAAGGAGGAGACCCCCGTGATCGAAATCGAAAAATTCGTCCGCGACCTGCGAGACGCGTGGGCGGAGATGCTTCGCACCGTCTCCGCGTGA
- a CDS encoding chemotaxis protein CheW gives MSKPVLENTASLAGKYLTVVLDNESYGIAVLKVREIIRLQKITPVPQMPEYVKGIINLRGRIIPVVDLRLKFGLKAELADRTCIVVVQVKIQQGPVVQMGLIVDSVEEVVNLSAGEIEPTPDFGTRVDTSYLLGLAKVKQVVKTLLDIDRVVAPDALHQVAELAAQPRPDAAVVETS, from the coding sequence ATGAGCAAGCCCGTCCTCGAAAACACCGCCAGCCTCGCCGGCAAATACCTGACCGTCGTTCTTGACAACGAGTCCTACGGGATCGCCGTCCTCAAGGTGCGGGAGATCATCCGCCTCCAGAAAATCACGCCGGTGCCCCAGATGCCGGAGTATGTGAAGGGCATCATCAACCTGCGCGGGCGCATCATCCCGGTCGTGGACCTGCGCCTGAAATTCGGGCTCAAGGCGGAGCTGGCCGACCGCACCTGCATCGTCGTGGTGCAGGTGAAAATCCAGCAGGGTCCCGTCGTGCAGATGGGCCTGATCGTGGACAGTGTCGAGGAGGTGGTGAATCTTTCCGCCGGTGAAATCGAGCCGACGCCGGATTTCGGCACGCGGGTCGACACGAGCTACCTGCTCGGTCTGGCGAAGGTGAAACAGGTGGTGAAAACGCTGCTCGACATCGACCGCGTGGTCGCGCCGGATGCGTTGCACCAAGTCGCGGAACTCGCCGCCCAGCCCCGCCCGGACGCGGCGGTGGTCGAGACATCCTGA
- a CDS encoding chemotaxis protein CheA, producing the protein MSLPPEKSSLFEDTSNRLAGESILARAGSDEGLIPSYSLSAELLEIVAGMPAVEKPLRELQAALGKLLDEARPFDEVTLGHLRRVAEWLPSVLEGGAEAAPSPAMPAPQETPAGGTPPGAPADDHDAQRPEACDTPLHIDLEENGELLAEFHAEALDHLMQIEASLLTLDSAPQDRPALDSLFRSFHTIKGVSGFLHLTPMHTLTHEVESLLDLIRMGKRRLTPTIITEILRSRDAVQGMVRQIAIALEQGRVSTEIVKVSHLIGAVRRLASGAEDAGPADAGQKPKPDENASASAAEPAAADAGGRSGSASGAASTVRVNTEKLDALMDVVGELVIVQSQLQESSRAFGEDGSPLARNLGQLHRITKDIQETVMSLRMVPVKPMFQRMGRLVRDLCRACDKRARFVTSGEETEIDRTVVEEITDPLVHMVRNALDHGLEPEAGRVAAGKDPTGTLTLEAYHEGSSLVIELQDDGRGIDPEKILAKAKAKGLVAEGATLAREEIINLIFHAGFSTAEKVTSVSGRGVGMDVVKRNIEKLRGTIQIESEVGRGSTFRVRLPLTTAIIDGLLVRVGADHFILPSTMVQMALRPSRSALSTIQGQGETLDHRGKFLPLHRLHRRFGILEAVEDPSAGIVVIVENAGRSFALLVDELINKQEVVVKNLGSFLQSIPGVAGGAILGDGNIALILDPSSLCAA; encoded by the coding sequence ATGTCCTTGCCTCCAGAAAAAAGCTCCCTTTTCGAGGACACCAGCAACCGCCTGGCCGGCGAGTCGATCCTTGCCCGCGCGGGCAGCGACGAAGGGCTGATCCCATCCTACAGCCTGTCGGCGGAACTGCTTGAGATCGTGGCCGGCATGCCGGCGGTCGAAAAGCCGCTGCGGGAACTGCAGGCCGCCCTGGGCAAACTGCTGGACGAGGCCAGGCCCTTCGACGAGGTGACGCTCGGCCACCTGCGGCGCGTGGCGGAGTGGCTGCCGTCGGTGCTGGAGGGCGGCGCGGAGGCCGCGCCCTCTCCCGCCATGCCCGCACCGCAGGAAACCCCGGCGGGAGGCACGCCGCCCGGCGCCCCTGCGGACGATCACGACGCCCAGCGCCCGGAGGCATGCGACACGCCGTTGCATATCGACTTGGAGGAAAACGGCGAATTGCTGGCCGAGTTTCATGCGGAAGCACTGGATCACCTGATGCAAATCGAGGCGTCCTTGCTCACGCTCGATTCCGCGCCCCAGGACCGCCCGGCCCTCGACAGCCTGTTTCGCTCGTTCCACACCATCAAGGGCGTGTCGGGCTTTCTCCACCTCACGCCGATGCACACGCTCACGCACGAGGTCGAGTCGCTGCTGGACTTGATCCGCATGGGCAAACGCAGGCTGACGCCGACCATCATCACGGAAATCCTGCGCAGCCGCGACGCGGTGCAGGGCATGGTGCGGCAAATCGCGATCGCGCTCGAGCAGGGCCGCGTGTCCACCGAGATCGTGAAAGTCTCGCACCTGATCGGCGCCGTGCGTCGCCTGGCCTCGGGCGCGGAGGATGCCGGGCCGGCCGACGCCGGGCAGAAACCGAAGCCCGACGAGAACGCATCCGCATCCGCCGCCGAACCCGCCGCCGCGGATGCGGGCGGCCGTTCCGGCTCCGCCTCGGGCGCGGCCTCCACCGTCCGGGTAAACACGGAGAAACTCGACGCGCTGATGGACGTCGTGGGCGAGTTGGTGATCGTGCAAAGCCAGTTGCAGGAATCGTCGCGCGCATTCGGCGAGGACGGCTCGCCGCTGGCGCGAAACCTCGGCCAGCTCCACCGCATCACCAAGGACATCCAGGAAACCGTCATGTCGTTGCGCATGGTGCCGGTGAAGCCGATGTTCCAGCGCATGGGCCGGCTGGTGCGCGACCTGTGCCGCGCCTGCGACAAGCGCGCCCGTTTCGTCACCAGCGGCGAGGAGACCGAAATCGACCGCACCGTGGTGGAGGAAATCACCGATCCGCTCGTGCACATGGTGCGCAACGCGCTCGACCACGGGCTGGAGCCGGAAGCCGGGCGGGTGGCGGCGGGCAAGGACCCGACCGGCACGCTCACGCTCGAGGCCTACCACGAGGGCAGCAGCTTGGTCATCGAGTTGCAGGACGACGGCCGGGGCATCGACCCGGAAAAGATCCTGGCCAAGGCCAAGGCGAAAGGTCTGGTGGCGGAGGGCGCGACCCTGGCCAGGGAGGAAATCATCAACCTGATCTTCCACGCGGGCTTCTCGACCGCGGAAAAAGTGACTTCGGTCTCGGGACGCGGCGTGGGCATGGATGTCGTGAAGCGCAACATCGAAAAACTGCGCGGCACGATCCAGATCGAGTCCGAGGTCGGGCGCGGCTCCACCTTCCGCGTCCGCCTGCCTCTGACCACGGCGATCATCGACGGGCTTCTGGTGCGGGTCGGCGCCGACCATTTCATCCTGCCGAGCACGATGGTGCAGATGGCGCTGCGTCCGTCGCGCTCGGCGTTGTCCACGATTCAAGGCCAGGGGGAGACGCTCGATCACAGGGGGAAATTTTTGCCGCTGCACCGCCTGCATCGCCGCTTCGGGATTCTGGAGGCGGTGGAGGACCCGTCGGCCGGGATTGTCGTCATCGTGGAAAACGCCGGGCGCTCCTTTGCGCTGCTCGTCGACGAACTGATCAACAAGCAGGAAGTCGTGGTCAAAAACCTGGGGAGTTTTCTCCAAAGCATTCCCGGAGTGGCCGGCGGCGCGATCCTGGGCGACGGCAATATCGCGTTGATCCTCGATCCATCGTCGCTCTGCGCGGCCTAG
- a CDS encoding HDOD domain-containing protein, giving the protein MTPSINEVCEQALQLPCAPMLLPRLLDVLGRTDRTIQEIKELIQIDPVLASSVLRLANSAYFSAGNARIGTLHDALLRLGQREVFRVAALSIAGRWLTHEVEGYCWEPGDFCRMSLVTAVAAEVLAERTGRVPSDVSYAAGLVCGVGKLAIAYSCGGHFETIREYQKMDGCTWLDAESAVLGFNFATVGARLLTQWKFPDAFVAVATYNPPNNRLPAEHLPLAVHVHAANYLSASIGVGQGEDGFLIALNSNLLLEWGFTVDVLEAALPEVLNRASLLLRQKLASGPIEF; this is encoded by the coding sequence ATGACCCCCTCAATAAATGAAGTATGCGAACAGGCGCTGCAACTTCCATGCGCGCCGATGCTCTTGCCTCGGTTGTTGGACGTGCTGGGCCGGACCGACCGGACGATTCAAGAGATAAAGGAGCTCATCCAGATCGACCCGGTTCTGGCCAGTTCCGTGCTGCGCCTGGCCAACTCGGCCTATTTTTCCGCTGGCAACGCGCGCATTGGCACGCTGCACGACGCGCTGCTGCGGCTCGGACAGCGGGAAGTGTTTCGCGTGGCCGCGCTGTCCATCGCCGGACGCTGGCTCACGCACGAAGTCGAAGGATATTGCTGGGAACCGGGTGATTTTTGCCGCATGTCGCTGGTCACGGCGGTTGCGGCCGAAGTGCTGGCGGAAAGAACGGGGCGCGTGCCCTCCGACGTCAGCTACGCGGCGGGGCTGGTCTGCGGAGTCGGAAAGCTCGCGATCGCCTACTCGTGCGGCGGGCATTTCGAGACGATCCGCGAATACCAGAAAATGGATGGCTGTACTTGGCTGGACGCGGAGTCGGCCGTGCTGGGCTTCAATTTCGCGACGGTGGGCGCGCGGCTGCTCACGCAGTGGAAGTTCCCGGATGCCTTTGTCGCGGTCGCCACCTACAATCCTCCCAACAACCGTCTCCCTGCGGAGCATCTGCCCCTCGCGGTGCATGTGCACGCCGCGAATTATCTCTCGGCCAGCATCGGCGTGGGGCAGGGCGAAGATGGTTTCCTGATCGCGCTGAACTCGAACCTGCTCCTCGAATGGGGTTTTACGGTCGATGTGCTGGAGGCGGCCCTGCCCGAAGTGCTCAACCGCGCCTCGCTGCTGCTGCGCCAGAAACTGGCTTCGGGCCCGATCGAGTTCTAG
- a CDS encoding alpha-L-fucosidase: MAPLPAERTVAPGKFEPTWASLTENYQCPEWFRDAKLGIWAHWSAQCVPGQGDWYARSMYVQGHKQYQSHVEHFGHPSEFGFMEIDNLWKADKWDPEALMALYKETGARYFVAMANHEDNFDAYDSKYHAWNSVNVGPKKDIVGTWARAARKNGLRFGVSNHSSHAWHWFQTAYGYDAEGPKAGVRYDAWRLTKADGKGKWWEGLDPRDLYCKPAIVIPDGFTSMQAAREWHDANNLPWTEAPPPDDPEFANKWFFRLQNLMDAYKPDFVYLDNWDLPLGQVGLDIVAHYYNSSMARDNGRLDVVLTAKGLPAEKRRAAVPDWERSVSDRIQPEPFETGTCIGQWHYKDDIEYKSVRQVVQLFVDVVSKNGTMLLNIPQRGDGSIDEREVAFLKNFAAWTKINGEGIFDSRPWETYGEGPTRVGRGRARDEAIPYTQDDMRFTAKDGRLYVFVLSPPVRPVTVTSLGLGGEFARPVGRVELVGSDEQIKWRQTDEALVIEQPARLPCEDVISFRITWK; this comes from the coding sequence GTGGCGCCGCTGCCGGCCGAAAGGACGGTTGCACCCGGAAAATTTGAGCCCACTTGGGCGTCGCTGACTGAAAACTACCAGTGCCCGGAATGGTTCCGCGATGCCAAGCTGGGCATCTGGGCCCATTGGTCGGCGCAGTGCGTGCCCGGGCAGGGCGACTGGTATGCGCGCTCCATGTATGTGCAAGGCCACAAGCAATACCAATCCCATGTCGAACACTTCGGCCATCCCTCGGAATTCGGATTCATGGAGATCGATAATCTCTGGAAGGCGGACAAATGGGACCCGGAGGCGTTGATGGCCTTATACAAGGAAACCGGCGCCCGCTATTTCGTGGCGATGGCCAATCACGAGGACAATTTCGACGCGTATGATTCGAAATACCACGCATGGAATTCCGTCAACGTCGGTCCCAAAAAAGATATCGTGGGGACGTGGGCGCGCGCGGCCCGCAAAAACGGGCTGCGCTTCGGCGTGTCCAACCACTCGTCGCACGCCTGGCATTGGTTCCAGACCGCCTACGGTTATGACGCCGAGGGGCCGAAGGCCGGCGTGCGCTACGACGCCTGGCGGCTGACCAAGGCCGACGGAAAGGGCAAATGGTGGGAAGGGCTGGACCCCCGGGATTTATATTGCAAGCCGGCCATCGTCATTCCGGACGGCTTCACCTCCATGCAGGCCGCGCGCGAGTGGCATGACGCCAACAACCTGCCCTGGACCGAGGCCCCGCCGCCAGACGATCCGGAGTTCGCGAACAAATGGTTTTTCCGCCTGCAAAACCTGATGGATGCCTACAAGCCCGATTTTGTATATCTGGATAATTGGGACCTGCCGCTCGGCCAGGTGGGGCTGGATATCGTCGCGCATTATTATAATTCCAGCATGGCGCGCGACAACGGCCGCCTCGACGTGGTGCTCACGGCCAAGGGGCTCCCGGCGGAAAAACGGCGGGCCGCCGTGCCCGACTGGGAACGCAGCGTCAGCGACCGCATCCAGCCCGAGCCCTTCGAAACCGGGACCTGCATCGGCCAGTGGCATTATAAAGATGATATAGAATACAAATCGGTCCGCCAGGTCGTGCAGTTATTCGTGGACGTGGTGAGCAAAAACGGAACCATGCTGCTGAACATACCGCAGCGCGGCGACGGCTCCATCGACGAGCGGGAAGTGGCATTCCTGAAAAATTTCGCCGCCTGGACCAAAATCAACGGCGAGGGCATTTTCGACTCCCGGCCCTGGGAAACCTATGGTGAAGGCCCCACGCGCGTCGGCCGCGGGCGGGCGCGCGACGAGGCCATTCCCTACACGCAGGACGACATGCGCTTCACCGCCAAGGACGGCCGGCTTTATGTGTTCGTGCTTTCGCCGCCGGTCCGCCCGGTCACGGTGACCTCGCTCGGCCTGGGCGGGGAATTTGCGCGTCCGGTGGGACGAGTCGAACTGGTGGGCTCGGATGAGCAAATCAAATGGCGGCAGACGGACGAGGCCCTCGTTATCGAGCAGCCCGCCCGCCTGCCGTGCGAAGACGTGATTTCCTTCCGGATCACATGGAAATGA
- a CDS encoding beta-L-arabinofuranosidase domain-containing protein — translation MKPILLALCLSVVVPPLAAGPAAREVVEPFDYRGVRLLESRWSAQFREARDYYLSVPDDDILHGYRKAAGLPAPGAPLGGWCRHNSDTVFGQWLSGMARIYRATGDEAMRDKASRLLAEWAKTIGPDGDCRMGLYAYDKVVCGLVDLHSYADEPSALPLLKRTLEWSMRTFSKERTPETPESTSGKPGEWYTFAENLYRAYELIGDERVKEFADSYLHPGYWNKFARSPEPENAHHVHAYSHVNTFSSVAMVYKMTGDTTYLDIMRNFHDYMQATQCYATGGFGPMERIVPPDGTLGRSLEARNASFETVCGSWAVFKLGRYLTSFTGESRYGDWIEKLFYNGIGASLPITAGGKTFYYSDYRVAGGLKVYKVSRYPCCAGTYIQCVADYHNLIYYRAPFSLYINLYVPSEVRWQGPSGEVTLTQATNYPEEETSALSLTMQQPSRFSLKFRVPGWAENISATVNGAEVVSAPKSGAWAEIDRVWQSGDKIEIRIPMKPRMEPVDSRHPRRVAIVRGPVTLAMDDWVFEEIPQLPALADLERWLVPDRDQPGVFGIAPRDGRQLQAKFRPFYMFGEVTPYRIYHDLDAPPIPVW, via the coding sequence ATGAAACCGATCCTGCTTGCATTATGCCTGTCAGTTGTCGTGCCGCCGCTGGCGGCCGGGCCTGCGGCGCGCGAGGTGGTCGAGCCATTTGACTATCGCGGTGTCCGCCTGCTCGAAAGCCGCTGGTCGGCGCAGTTCCGGGAGGCGCGCGACTATTACTTAAGCGTGCCGGATGACGACATCCTGCACGGCTACCGAAAAGCCGCGGGGTTGCCCGCCCCGGGTGCGCCGCTCGGCGGCTGGTGCCGCCACAACAGCGACACCGTATTCGGCCAATGGCTCAGCGGCATGGCCCGCATTTATCGGGCGACCGGCGACGAGGCGATGCGCGACAAGGCGTCCCGCCTGCTCGCGGAATGGGCCAAAACCATCGGTCCCGACGGCGACTGCCGCATGGGGCTCTATGCCTACGACAAGGTCGTCTGCGGCTTGGTGGACCTCCATTCATACGCGGACGAGCCTTCCGCGCTGCCGTTGCTCAAGCGCACGCTGGAATGGTCGATGCGCACCTTCAGCAAGGAACGCACGCCCGAAACCCCCGAATCCACCAGCGGCAAACCGGGGGAATGGTACACTTTTGCCGAAAACCTTTACCGTGCCTATGAACTCATCGGTGACGAGAGGGTAAAGGAATTTGCCGACAGCTATCTGCATCCCGGTTACTGGAACAAATTCGCCCGGAGCCCGGAGCCGGAAAACGCCCACCACGTCCACGCCTACAGCCATGTGAACACCTTCAGCAGCGTGGCGATGGTGTATAAAATGACCGGCGACACGACCTACCTCGACATCATGCGGAATTTCCACGATTACATGCAGGCGACGCAGTGCTACGCCACCGGCGGCTTCGGCCCGATGGAGCGCATCGTGCCGCCCGACGGCACGCTCGGGCGCAGCCTGGAGGCGCGCAACGCCTCCTTCGAGACCGTCTGCGGCTCCTGGGCGGTGTTCAAGCTGGGCCGCTACCTTACGTCCTTCACCGGCGAGTCCCGCTACGGAGACTGGATCGAAAAACTTTTCTACAACGGCATCGGCGCCTCCCTGCCAATCACGGCCGGCGGCAAGACGTTCTATTATTCCGACTACCGTGTGGCCGGAGGGCTGAAAGTATATAAAGTGTCGCGTTATCCCTGCTGCGCCGGCACCTACATCCAGTGCGTGGCCGATTATCATAACCTCATCTATTATCGCGCGCCCTTCAGCCTCTATATCAATCTCTACGTTCCCTCGGAAGTGCGGTGGCAGGGGCCGTCCGGCGAGGTAACGCTGACCCAGGCCACAAACTATCCCGAGGAGGAAACTTCCGCGCTGAGCCTCACGATGCAGCAGCCGTCGCGCTTCAGCCTGAAATTCCGCGTGCCCGGCTGGGCCGAAAACATCTCCGCCACGGTCAACGGCGCCGAGGTGGTCAGCGCCCCGAAAAGCGGCGCGTGGGCGGAAATCGACCGCGTGTGGCAATCCGGCGACAAGATCGAGATTCGCATCCCGATGAAACCGCGCATGGAGCCGGTTGACTCCCGGCACCCGCGGCGGGTCGCGATTGTGCGGGGTCCGGTGACCCTGGCGATGGACGACTGGGTGTTTGAGGAAATCCCCCAACTGCCCGCGCTCGCCGACTTGGAACGGTGGCTGGTGCCGGACCGGGACCAGCCCGGAGTGTTCGGCATCGCGCCGCGCGACGGCAGGCAGCTTCAGGCAAAGTTCCGCCCGTTCTACATGTTCGGCGAAGTCACGCCCTATCGCATTTACCACGACCTGGACGCACCGCCCATCCCGGTCTGGTGA